One Spirochaeta africana DSM 8902 genomic window carries:
- a CDS encoding LolA family protein produces MSGTIMMKRNYSHIKACVCVVLLLFMVGTAVAQENIVTAAEFFRQVGTRYEDIDDYTAAISMRRGDTVMSGDMYYRHPNLLRINFRRPEEQVLVTDGSTLTLYIPALDVTMQQSLSGRQQDEEITALATREGLGLLRRLYSVSYLEGPTPVPLEEGSNEMVTKLRLTWRSPSEGFREIIVSVGSDMMIRRMVGTTVSYDEVRLDFTEIQVNQNLTAEQFEYRSPPSANRFHNFLFGAEN; encoded by the coding sequence ATGAGCGGTACTATTATGATGAAAAGAAATTATTCCCATATCAAGGCTTGTGTGTGTGTGGTGCTGCTGCTGTTTATGGTCGGTACCGCGGTTGCCCAGGAAAACATCGTTACTGCCGCCGAGTTCTTCCGCCAGGTCGGTACCCGGTACGAGGACATCGATGACTACACTGCCGCTATCTCGATGCGGCGGGGTGATACCGTTATGTCGGGCGATATGTACTACCGACATCCGAATCTGCTGCGGATCAACTTTCGTCGTCCCGAGGAGCAGGTGCTGGTTACCGATGGCTCGACCCTCACGCTGTATATTCCTGCCCTGGATGTTACCATGCAGCAATCCCTCAGTGGACGTCAGCAGGACGAAGAGATTACCGCGCTGGCAACCCGCGAAGGTCTGGGGCTGTTGCGCCGACTCTACAGTGTCAGCTACCTGGAGGGGCCAACACCGGTTCCGCTGGAGGAAGGTTCAAACGAGATGGTGACCAAGCTCCGACTTACCTGGCGCAGCCCTTCCGAAGGATTTCGAGAGATTATTGTGTCGGTTGGTTCAGACATGATGATCCGGCGCATGGTTGGTACCACCGTGAGCTATGACGAGGTGCGCCTCGATTTTACCGAGATACAGGTTAACCAGAATCTGACCGCTGAGCAGTTCGAGTATCGATCCCCGCCGTCTGCCAACCGGTTTCACAACTTTCTGTTCGGCGCGGAAAATTAA
- a CDS encoding helix-turn-helix domain-containing protein: MESIGEKLIKARELKGYSLEQVARDTHISQRYIQALEQEAFELFPGETYLLGFIRKYADFLGMDPQEMVNLYKNQQLQEQPAPIQELLHPTPRVTGRMVGIAAGVLGVGAVALVIGLFASGIWQLPERETPVAEPTRNGQMVHLTQNFLEQRFFTGDAVSVPVEGVSRVIEIVEVGDAVVLETAGLRETVAFGDEVLLDLTADDLLDVRVRVVDDLPGSDRSAVLRIDRSLEGPERLAVRPGSEPAAQTGPIGATSVAARERETLVLQEPETVQPIRLQVTARDVPVLARLQTPDDQQQLLLQPGDSLSGEHSTWMQLSLGNAGAADILLNDQQVELGEPGEVRVVRFAWTNQFGPGNPRLEQVPVY, from the coding sequence ATGGAATCAATCGGGGAGAAACTGATTAAAGCTCGAGAGCTTAAGGGCTACAGCCTGGAACAGGTGGCGCGGGATACCCATATATCGCAGCGTTATATTCAGGCATTAGAACAGGAAGCTTTCGAGCTGTTCCCCGGAGAGACCTATCTGCTGGGATTTATTCGCAAGTACGCCGATTTTCTGGGGATGGATCCCCAGGAAATGGTGAATCTTTACAAGAATCAACAACTGCAGGAGCAGCCGGCACCTATTCAGGAGCTGCTGCACCCAACGCCGCGCGTGACCGGCAGGATGGTTGGCATCGCCGCCGGGGTGCTGGGTGTCGGGGCTGTTGCACTGGTGATCGGTTTGTTCGCCAGTGGAATCTGGCAGCTTCCCGAGCGGGAAACCCCTGTTGCCGAACCGACTCGGAATGGACAGATGGTGCACCTTACCCAGAACTTTCTGGAGCAGCGGTTTTTTACCGGGGATGCCGTCTCGGTGCCGGTTGAAGGTGTCTCGCGGGTGATCGAGATTGTCGAGGTGGGCGACGCTGTTGTGCTGGAAACCGCCGGGCTGCGCGAAACGGTTGCCTTTGGCGATGAAGTGCTGCTTGACCTGACCGCCGATGATCTGCTGGATGTGCGCGTCCGTGTCGTAGACGACCTGCCGGGCTCCGATCGCAGTGCGGTACTCCGGATTGATCGCAGTCTGGAAGGTCCCGAACGTCTGGCTGTACGCCCTGGCAGCGAACCAGCCGCCCAGACCGGGCCGATCGGGGCAACCAGCGTCGCAGCCCGTGAACGGGAAACCCTGGTACTCCAGGAGCCCGAAACGGTGCAGCCGATCCGCCTGCAGGTAACCGCCCGTGATGTTCCGGTGCTTGCCCGTCTGCAAACCCCGGATGACCAGCAGCAGCTGCTGCTTCAGCCCGGCGACAGCCTGTCGGGCGAGCACAGTACCTGGATGCAGCTGTCGCTTGGCAATGCCGGGGCAGCAGACATACTGCTGAATGACCAGCAGGTGGAGCTTGGTGAGCCTGGCGAGGTTCGCGTGGTGCGCTTTGCCTGGACAAATCAGTTTGGTCCCGGCAATCCCCGGCTTGAGCAGGTGCCGGTTTACTGA